DNA sequence from the Coffea arabica cultivar ET-39 chromosome 11c, Coffea Arabica ET-39 HiFi, whole genome shotgun sequence genome:
GTCTTACCACTCAGTATCAGTGATGTTATCCCCTTCCATGTCAATGCCGATCTTATTACTGCTGGCCAAAATGGTGCAACATATTCAGACCAATCTGCAGCCTTGATATCCTGACATTTCAGTCTCAAATTAGTTTCACTTCCACCGAGAAACAAATGCAGTGAATATCTATCTAGCCCCGATCTCCATGTCCGGCAGCTATATGCTATGAGATCTCTATAACGGTGTAATCCAACATGGCAAGTTGCGGATGATTAAGTTATTACCTGAAGAGAGAGGGGCTGCAACAACTTCACATAATCATCTGTGGAACACCATGTTGGAAGATAATATGCATCACATATCTTGTCTAGCAGCTTTTTCTCATCTGGATTTAGTGACTGTTCAGAGGAGGAAAGATTCCTATGGCACCATGTAACAATGATTATCCTTGCACCAGGGGCCGCAACCCGAGCTAACTCGTTAACAAACTACAagttcaaaaataaagaaaaggataacatgaaaatacaaaacaaatatACAGTAATGGGtacaaagaaaataattaaagccAACATAAGTGCAAAATAAAATTCTCAAACCTTTGCCTTCTCTGGCATGTGTTCTCCACTCTCCATAGACCACACCAAATCAAATTTCCCATCTGGAAATGGTTGATTTAAGGCATCTGCAACTTCAAAGGAAACCTGCTGTGGTTCAGTGGTTATagaacaaagaaagaaatagTGATACATCTCGTGGTTTTGATTTTCTCATCTCCTTTTTATTTCAAGTGTGTGGAAGCGGTGGCTTCCTGGGCTGTGGTGTTCCACAGGAAAATGAACCCCATTTCTATTTCTTTCACTAAGATCCTTCTAAGGCGACAAGTCTATGTAATTATTCTCTGCTGGGATGTGTAATGACTGTGCTTCAGGTTTTGAAGGTACACGAGGTACTTTTGCTGGCAGTAGTTATCTTATCATGTCAAAGGTGGCAGGAAAAGAATCTGCAACTTTTATCCTTTCAATATTCAATACCTATTTTGGCAAGGTTCAAGAAGGTGAAAGCGCACAGAGGAACAATTTCACCAAGTTGTGGCAAAGCCTATACAACTGGTAATCAGATTATCAAACTGCACTTTTAGATGCAACatcatctcttttctttttcacaaTACCATCCTAATTTTTTAACTGAATTATGGCCAAATTTTTAGCCACATTGTAATATCAGGAGATAAAAAAATGGATCAGAAAAGTACTGCTAGCATATTCTACACAAAAGTTTTGTGAAAATTGGTTCACTAAGGTCCCACTGCAAATTACTTTTGTATGGTTATGACTTACTTTAAAATGCGTAACAAGGACATTCATTTCATACCTTGTTTTCTAATCCTTGTGCAGCAGCAAGAGCTCGAGCTCTTTCTGCTTGCACAGGGCTTAGGGTGATACCCGTACATTCAGTACCATATTTCCTTGCTAGGTACTGAGAACTGCCACCTATACCACATCCAACATCAACAATGCTTTTTGGTTTCTTCATTGGATCCTCTAGAAATTGATGACAAAAAAGTAGTGCATGTCAACtcccaaataaaagaaaaacaacataAAACAGCTCGTGTTGGAGAGGAGAACATGATGAGGGGACATTTGGGAAACAAGCTTCATTCTGGAGCAGTGAAATACTGATGCAGATCTAatcagaaaaggaaaaggacaaCAAATCTTGTTATAGGTGTGATGGACTTAGTAAAAGAAGTGCAGAAATTTGCAAGAGATCTCTATTATTGAACACAAATGAAGAGTGTGCACTGTTAAAACAAGAAAGGCATAGAATGACAAACAAATTTGAGCTGAGAcggatttattttgcattttaatCCTTCATTTCCtctattttttccctttttggttCCCTGTTCCTTGTTTTTGTTCATTACACATATCATTTAAAAGAGAACTCCAATAAAAATCAACAGCAAAGTGACAGTCAACAGAAACACCGCAAAAGTAGTAAACCCAAGAAGGCTCTATATGCTGCAGATATCCAGTTTACCACTTTTTATTTACGTCTTTCAATAGGATAATGCTTGATTTCTATCACTAATTTACTTCATATCATTAGCAAGTCTGCAAGTGAATCATCTACAATGCAATGAGTGTGTGCTTGGTGTAGTACACACTAATAATTTGTTAGAAATCCATTTCCAAGTTACCCCTGGCCATCATAATGGTCTGTGAAAATTCCTGGAATTAAAAATTGTACCACATcgtatttctttctttctttctttctttttccatgaAAACCATAATAGATTAATGTGAATAACTTTAAAAGACCTTTTGGGTTCTCTTGCAACACAAGTCTCTGGAAAAGCATTGTAACAGATTTACCTCTAAGTGTCATGATATATTAGAACTGAATATATATTGCTTTTGAACTTCAACATTGTCTTTATTTGCAAGGACAATagcaaattttcaattttctaatCACCATTAGGGCTTTAAAATCGAATAGTTAGTTTAATTACTTGGCAGAAAATAGTATGTAACAGCACAGACAATCTAAAATTCATCAGGTTGGCAAATGTTTCTAAGGAGTCATCATCCTAGTGGTGGCAGATTTGCATTTGTACTTTCAAGTAATCTAGTCTTCTGATTTAATGAGTTTGGAGACTATTATGATTGAATTTCAAAAAACATGACATTACTGAACTTCGTTGTGGATTCAAGAGCAATATTACTAGTTCTTTCTGTGCACTCTTTATtcatttaccttccttttttctGGTGGGTCGCAGGGTAgtgatttatatatatatatatatatatatgttatgaACTATAAATCAGTCTAATCTCATAAGTTACTTGTACAAGTGTATTTTCGGTCTCCTGTCCTCCTATCATCTGCAAAATAGCCCATTCAGTGGGAATACATTTTCCAGAAAGATTCTGCTTTTACTTTACAT
Encoded proteins:
- the LOC113716899 gene encoding gamma-tocopherol methyltransferase, chloroplastic-like isoform X4 — encoded protein: MAVRQASLGGVDVDLETKTNVEKLKRGIAEFYDESSGIWEDIWGDHMHHGFYDPNSTVSLSDHRAAQVRMIEEALKFASVPEDPMKKPKSIVDVGCGIGGSSQYLARKYGTECTGITLSPVQAERARALAAAQGLENKVSFEVADALNQPFPDGKFDLVWSMESGEHMPEKAKFVNELARVAAPGARIIIVTWCHRNLSSSEQSLNPDEKKLLDKICDAYYLPTWCSTDDYVKLLQPLSLQDIKAADWSEYVAPFWPAVIRSALTWKGITSLILSGWKTIKGAMVMPLMMKGYKKGLIKFAIITCRKPE
- the LOC113716899 gene encoding gamma-tocopherol methyltransferase, chloroplastic-like isoform X3, with translation MLQILSTKQLSTRFIHTGARILNKKEMAVRQASLGGVDVDLETKTNVEKLKRGIAEFYDESSGIWEDIWGDHMHHGFYDPNSTVSLSDHRAAQVRMIEEALKFASVPEDPMKKPKSIVDVGCGIGGSSQYLARKYGTECTGITLSPVQAERARALAAAQGLENKVSFEVADALNQPFPDGKFDLVWSMESGEHMPEKAKFVNELARVAAPGARIIIVTWCHRNLSSSEQSLNPDEKKLLDKICDAYYLPTWCSTDDYVKLLQPLSLQDIKAADWSEYVAPFWPAVIRSALTWKGITSLILSGWKTIKGAMVMPLMMKGYKKGLIKFAIITCRKPE
- the LOC113716899 gene encoding gamma-tocopherol methyltransferase, chloroplastic-like isoform X2; translation: MPFQSLNFFAASNVLGGLTRKHITLFTGCPLPRDRFTTSVQGARILNKKEMAVRQASLGGVDVDLETKTNVEKLKRGIAEFYDESSGIWEDIWGDHMHHGFYDPNSTVSLSDHRAAQVRMIEEALKFASVPEDPMKKPKSIVDVGCGIGGSSQYLARKYGTECTGITLSPVQAERARALAAAQGLENKVSFEVADALNQPFPDGKFDLVWSMESGEHMPEKAKFVNELARVAAPGARIIIVTWCHRNLSSSEQSLNPDEKKLLDKICDAYYLPTWCSTDDYVKLLQPLSLQDIKAADWSEYVAPFWPAVIRSALTWKGITSLILSGWKTIKGAMVMPLMMKGYKKGLIKFAIITCRKPE